A genomic region of Prevotella scopos JCM 17725 contains the following coding sequences:
- the rpsF gene encoding 30S ribosomal protein S6, translating into MNQYETVFILTPVLSDEQMKETVAKFKKLLTDNGAEILNEEAWGLKKLAYNIQKKSSGFYALLEFNAEPSVIDTLETGFRRDEKVIRYITVKQDKYSAAYAEKRRAKWAAKKEA; encoded by the coding sequence ATGAATCAATACGAAACCGTTTTCATTTTGACTCCCGTTTTGTCTGATGAACAGATGAAGGAAACGGTCGCTAAATTCAAGAAATTGCTCACCGACAATGGCGCTGAGATCTTGAACGAGGAGGCCTGGGGTCTGAAGAAGTTGGCTTACAACATCCAGAAGAAGTCATCTGGCTTCTACGCATTGTTGGAGTTCAACGCAGAACCATCAGTTATCGACACTCTCGAGACCGGCTTCCGTCGTGACGAGAAGGTTATTCGTTACATCACCGTTAAGCAGGACAAGTATTCTGCAGCTTATGCTGAAAAGCGTCGTGCTAAATGGGCAGCTAAAAAGGAGGCTTAA
- a CDS encoding AAA family ATPase, producing the protein MKRIVLTGGPCAGKTTALVKIIEHFSSLGYKVFIIPEVPTLFSQAGMDYLTDNAAFFYEGEKATLEVQLALEDKFTRMAETIDKPTIIVCDRGTMDISAYMKPEMWKEITAGVSTSSEELRARYDAVLHLVSAADGAEQFYTTANNAERTEGLELAREMDKKVIQAWSEHPHLRVINNHENFDTKIKRVLQEISNVLEIPQQVVEERKYIVRLTGEIPYAIESDIRQTYLTSDPRSEVRLRRRTLNGVSVNVRTTKKTLPNNEQIVTERQIDNNLYESMMRQADPYRQSIHKIRKTFIWLGQFFELDTYLAPTSNLQILETKGIVEHEDVNFPPFIEVIEDITGKTEYYNYNLALKK; encoded by the coding sequence ATGAAACGAATTGTACTTACCGGCGGACCTTGTGCCGGAAAAACAACTGCACTTGTCAAGATTATTGAGCATTTCTCAAGTCTTGGTTATAAGGTGTTTATCATTCCTGAAGTTCCAACGCTCTTCTCTCAGGCGGGTATGGATTATCTTACAGATAATGCTGCGTTCTTCTATGAAGGAGAGAAGGCTACATTGGAGGTTCAGCTTGCTTTGGAAGATAAGTTTACGCGTATGGCGGAGACCATTGATAAACCTACGATTATAGTATGTGATCGTGGTACAATGGATATCTCTGCTTATATGAAGCCAGAGATGTGGAAAGAGATTACGGCTGGTGTCAGTACTTCTTCTGAAGAACTTCGTGCTCGTTATGATGCAGTTCTTCACCTTGTGAGTGCTGCGGATGGAGCAGAACAGTTCTATACCACTGCTAATAATGCTGAACGTACAGAAGGGCTTGAGCTTGCACGTGAAATGGATAAGAAAGTTATTCAAGCTTGGTCGGAACATCCGCACTTGCGTGTAATCAACAATCACGAGAATTTTGATACTAAGATTAAGCGTGTGCTTCAAGAGATTTCTAATGTCTTGGAGATACCTCAGCAGGTGGTTGAAGAACGTAAATATATCGTTCGTTTGACGGGTGAGATTCCTTATGCTATCGAGAGTGATATCAGACAGACTTATCTTACTTCAGATCCTCGTAGCGAGGTGCGCTTACGGCGTCGTACGCTGAATGGTGTTTCGGTAAATGTTCGTACAACGAAGAAAACCTTACCGAACAATGAGCAGATTGTTACCGAACGACAGATTGATAACAACCTCTATGAGTCAATGATGCGTCAGGCAGACCCTTATCGTCAGTCAATTCATAAGATTCGTAAGACTTTCATTTGGCTTGGACAGTTTTTTGAACTTGACACTTATCTTGCTCCTACATCAAACCTTCAGATTTTAGAAACAAAGGGAATTGTTGAGCATGAAGATGTAAACTTCCCTCCTTTTATTGAGGTAATTGAGGATATAACAGGTAAGACTGAATATTACAACTATAACCTAGCTTTAAAGAAGTAA
- a CDS encoding Gfo/Idh/MocA family protein, translating into MAQFNWPYKVTNGKAVTEVPQRAAGQKSALNMATPKLKTVRVAFVGLGMRGHDAVERWTHIPGIQVMALCDHERDRAERCQEYLHKASMPAADIYYGEDGYKELCKRKDIDLVYIAPDWKHHFPVAKEALNNGKHVAVEVPAAMNLSEIWQLIDLSEKKRLHCMMLENCCYDFFELNSLNMAQKGVFGEVLYVQGAYRHELSPYWDAYWKKDAQDKLGWRLEYNQKFRGDVYATHGLGPIAEVLNIHRGDKMKTLVAMDTKSVNGKKLVEDRTGKPCTEFRNGDQTTTLISTENGKVIEIHHNVMTPQPYNRMYQLTGTKGFANKYPFEGFALSSDELKKSGVTPSSDNLSGHSYLSNVDAKALVEKYESPIVAKYEKQAKEVGGHGGMDFIMDSRLVYCLQNGLPLDIDVYDLAEWCCLAELGSISMDNGNIPVEVPDFTRGQWNEVKGFHHAYASPADEAQAAKDAMDFTAKLKEKGKKYWEKAEKAAKK; encoded by the coding sequence TTGGCTCAGTTCAACTGGCCATACAAGGTGACCAACGGAAAAGCTGTAACAGAAGTACCACAACGTGCTGCAGGACAAAAGAGTGCATTAAACATGGCCACACCTAAACTAAAGACTGTGCGCGTAGCGTTTGTTGGACTTGGAATGCGTGGGCACGACGCTGTAGAACGCTGGACACATATCCCAGGTATTCAGGTAATGGCGCTTTGCGACCATGAGCGTGACAGAGCTGAGAGATGTCAGGAATATCTGCATAAGGCAAGCATGCCAGCAGCCGACATCTATTATGGTGAAGATGGATATAAGGAACTTTGCAAACGTAAGGACATTGACCTTGTTTATATAGCTCCAGACTGGAAACATCATTTCCCTGTGGCTAAGGAAGCTCTAAACAACGGCAAACATGTGGCTGTAGAGGTACCGGCAGCCATGAACCTGTCAGAAATATGGCAACTCATTGACCTCTCTGAGAAGAAGCGCTTACATTGTATGATGCTTGAAAACTGCTGTTATGACTTCTTTGAGTTGAACTCACTGAATATGGCACAAAAGGGAGTCTTTGGGGAAGTCCTCTATGTTCAAGGCGCTTATCGTCACGAATTATCTCCATACTGGGATGCATATTGGAAAAAAGATGCACAAGACAAACTCGGTTGGAGACTAGAATATAACCAGAAATTCCGTGGTGATGTCTATGCCACTCATGGCTTAGGCCCTATAGCTGAAGTACTGAATATTCACAGAGGTGACAAGATGAAGACCCTCGTGGCAATGGACACGAAATCTGTCAATGGTAAGAAATTGGTTGAGGATCGAACTGGCAAACCTTGCACTGAGTTCCGTAATGGCGATCAGACAACAACACTTATCAGTACTGAAAACGGAAAAGTCATTGAGATTCACCACAACGTAATGACGCCACAGCCTTATAACCGAATGTATCAACTTACAGGTACAAAGGGATTTGCGAACAAATATCCGTTTGAAGGCTTCGCACTTTCATCTGATGAATTGAAGAAGTCTGGTGTTACACCATCATCTGACAATCTTTCTGGACATTCATACCTTTCAAACGTTGATGCAAAGGCTTTAGTAGAGAAGTATGAAAGTCCTATCGTTGCCAAGTATGAAAAGCAAGCAAAAGAAGTTGGCGGTCATGGCGGTATGGATTTCATCATGGACTCGCGTTTAGTTTATTGTTTGCAGAATGGACTTCCTTTGGATATTGATGTTTACGACTTGGCAGAATGGTGCTGCCTAGCAGAGTTGGGGTCAATATCTATGGACAATGGTAACATTCCTGTAGAAGTGCCTGATTTCACACGTGGACAATGGAATGAGGTTAAAGGATTCCACCATGCTTACGCTTCTCCAGCTGATGAGGCACAAGCTGCCAAAGACGCAATGGACTTCACTGCTAAGTTAAAAGAAAAAGGTAAGAAGTACTGGGAGAAGGCTGAGAAGGCTGCAAAGAAGTAA
- a CDS encoding IS1634 family transposase, with amino-acid sequence MHANVQTRFNPATGDMAPYYRIKESYRDVQGHVHSLILLNIGFEPSLTAVQVRKIAYALTERFKNRSTPSLFKEHLDGLTPIEQVKADEWWSRMENEGGIDRFNKEEQKSLRKYENYVDLETAKYTDARNVGAEWLCKQTIDKLQLEGFLRKNGWTENTIHTALSALIVRTVYAVSERSSYYYLRDNSAAGELYSGVPGWTPGINSLYKVTDKLYELKEQLERHLCNVTDDLFNIDNKLMLFDLTNFYFEGSKRNSNKAKFGRSKEKRSDCKLLVLALCINKEGFIRYSSILEGNTADPKSLPNMIDTLAKRNPSRTKDTLVVMDAGVATEENLELIKRKGYNYLCVSRTKMKDYTLSDDNKSVTVMDARRQKITLKEVKTEDDKDYYLEITSPSKAMTESSMNRVWRERFEMELKRINDGISKKGGTKTYEKVVERTGRAIQKYPSIAKFYQISYIKDEKKPKQMLRVDWEIKDLSAMESGHGVYFLRSNIRTLDERVTWEYYNLIREIECTNRQLKNDLNLRPIYHQKDERSDAHLFFGLLAYWVVNTIRCQLKREGESCYWTEIVRRMSTQKLVTTKGKNPLGENIEMRQCSSPSKQAKQIYDKLNLKHSPYKKNKICRTQSP; translated from the coding sequence ATGCACGCAAATGTACAGACACGATTCAACCCTGCAACAGGCGACATGGCTCCTTATTATCGCATTAAGGAGTCATATCGTGACGTGCAGGGTCATGTACATTCGCTAATTCTGTTGAACATCGGGTTCGAGCCTTCACTTACAGCCGTACAGGTTCGAAAAATTGCATACGCACTTACCGAACGCTTCAAAAACAGAAGTACACCCTCGCTTTTCAAGGAACATCTTGACGGACTTACTCCTATTGAACAGGTAAAGGCTGATGAATGGTGGAGCCGTATGGAGAACGAAGGTGGAATTGATAGGTTTAACAAGGAAGAGCAGAAGTCGCTGAGAAAATATGAGAACTACGTTGACCTTGAGACGGCAAAATATACTGACGCAAGGAATGTCGGTGCTGAGTGGCTCTGCAAGCAGACGATAGACAAACTGCAATTAGAGGGTTTCCTGCGCAAAAACGGCTGGACGGAGAATACAATACACACAGCTTTGTCAGCATTGATTGTTCGCACAGTATATGCTGTTTCTGAACGTTCGTCTTATTATTATTTGCGTGATAACTCGGCTGCTGGTGAACTTTATAGTGGAGTTCCTGGCTGGACACCAGGAATCAATTCTCTGTATAAAGTCACTGACAAATTATATGAACTAAAGGAACAGTTAGAGCGTCATCTGTGCAACGTTACTGACGATCTCTTTAATATAGACAACAAGTTGATGCTCTTCGACTTAACCAACTTCTATTTCGAGGGCAGCAAGCGTAACAGCAACAAGGCCAAGTTCGGCCGATCAAAAGAAAAACGCTCTGACTGTAAGCTACTTGTACTTGCACTATGTATCAATAAAGAAGGTTTTATACGTTATTCTTCTATCTTGGAGGGTAATACAGCAGACCCTAAGTCTCTGCCCAATATGATTGATACGTTAGCAAAGAGGAATCCATCACGGACAAAAGATACGCTCGTTGTCATGGATGCAGGTGTTGCCACGGAAGAGAACTTGGAGCTGATCAAAAGAAAAGGTTACAATTATCTCTGCGTATCCCGTACAAAGATGAAGGACTATACGCTCAGTGATGATAACAAGAGTGTTACGGTAATGGATGCCCGTCGGCAGAAAATAACGCTGAAAGAGGTTAAGACAGAAGATGACAAGGATTATTATCTCGAAATAACATCTCCTTCGAAAGCTATGACAGAGTCGTCTATGAACAGGGTCTGGAGAGAGCGTTTTGAGATGGAACTGAAGAGAATAAACGATGGAATCTCCAAGAAAGGTGGAACAAAAACCTATGAAAAGGTTGTTGAACGTACAGGACGTGCCATACAGAAGTACCCATCTATAGCGAAGTTCTATCAGATAAGCTACATAAAAGATGAGAAGAAACCCAAGCAGATGCTGCGCGTAGACTGGGAGATAAAAGACCTCTCGGCAATGGAGTCCGGTCACGGAGTCTACTTCCTCCGCAGCAATATCAGGACACTTGATGAGCGTGTGACATGGGAATACTACAATCTCATTCGTGAGATAGAATGTACAAACAGGCAACTAAAGAATGACCTCAACCTCCGTCCTATCTATCATCAGAAAGATGAGCGAAGCGACGCACACCTCTTCTTCGGTTTATTAGCCTATTGGGTGGTAAACACCATCCGCTGTCAATTAAAACGAGAAGGAGAATCCTGTTACTGGACCGAGATTGTACGACGTATGAGCACCCAGAAGCTCGTCACAACAAAAGGGAAGAATCCATTAGGTGAGAACATCGAGATGCGCCAATGTAGTAGTCCTTCGAAGCAAGCAAAACAGATATACGATAAGTTGAACTTAAAACACTCACCATACAAAAAGAATAAAATTTGTAGGACACAGAGCCCATAA
- the rpsR gene encoding 30S ribosomal protein S18: protein MAEQKSEIRYLTAPSIDTKKKKYCRFKKSGIKYIDYKDGEFLKKFLNEQGKILPRRITGTSLKYQRRVAQAVKRARQIALLPYVTDLMK from the coding sequence ATGGCAGAGCAGAAATCAGAAATCCGTTATTTGACCGCTCCTTCTATCGATACTAAGAAGAAGAAGTATTGCCGTTTCAAGAAGAGCGGTATTAAGTACATCGACTATAAGGATGGCGAGTTCTTGAAGAAGTTCCTCAACGAGCAGGGTAAGATTCTTCCTCGTCGTATCACAGGTACTTCTTTGAAGTATCAGCGCCGTGTGGCACAGGCTGTTAAGCGTGCTCGTCAGATTGCGCTCCTTCCTTATGTAACCGATTTGATGAAGTAA
- the nspC gene encoding carboxynorspermidine decarboxylase produces MKINPLTYAEVSRPMYVLEEARLRENLNLIAHVAKEADVEIILAFKAYALWRTFPIFQEYIKATTASSLYEARLGFEEFGSPTHTFSPGYTDYEIDEIAHCSSHLVFNSLTQYERFHVRAKIDNEKLSYGLRVNPEYSEVETLIYNPCAPGTRFGIAADKLPETLPNDVEGFHIHCHCESGSDVFERTLTHIEEKFAKWFPQLKWINFGGGHLMTRKDYDVPRLIRVLQRFRKRYPWLKVILEPGSAFAWQTGPLVAQVVDVVEDHGIKTAILNVSFTCHMPDCLEMPYHPAVRNAILADEDGTAKGEHTYRLGANSCLSGDWMGSWTFDHALQVGENIIFEDMLHYTTVKTNMFNGISHPAIALLHTDNELEMLREYTYEDYRDRMD; encoded by the coding sequence ATCCATTAACATACGCCGAAGTTTCCCGCCCAATGTATGTGCTAGAAGAGGCAAGACTCAGAGAAAACCTAAACCTCATTGCTCACGTAGCAAAAGAGGCTGATGTTGAGATTATTCTTGCTTTTAAGGCATACGCTTTGTGGCGCACCTTCCCTATTTTTCAAGAGTATATCAAGGCTACAACAGCATCGTCACTCTATGAGGCTCGCTTGGGCTTTGAAGAATTTGGATCGCCTACACACACCTTCTCACCAGGCTATACCGATTATGAAATTGATGAAATAGCTCATTGTTCGTCTCATCTTGTCTTTAATTCTTTGACACAATACGAGCGTTTCCACGTTCGTGCCAAAATTGATAACGAGAAGTTGAGTTATGGTCTGCGTGTGAATCCAGAATACTCGGAAGTAGAAACATTGATTTACAATCCATGCGCACCAGGGACACGCTTTGGAATCGCAGCTGACAAACTACCAGAGACACTGCCGAACGACGTAGAGGGTTTTCATATTCATTGCCATTGTGAAAGTGGCAGCGATGTTTTCGAACGTACATTAACACACATAGAAGAAAAGTTTGCCAAATGGTTTCCTCAGCTGAAGTGGATTAACTTCGGAGGGGGACATCTCATGACACGTAAAGACTATGACGTTCCACGACTGATTCGCGTACTTCAGAGGTTCCGTAAACGTTATCCGTGGCTCAAAGTCATTCTCGAACCTGGTAGTGCTTTTGCCTGGCAAACAGGACCATTGGTAGCACAAGTAGTTGATGTAGTTGAAGATCATGGTATTAAAACAGCCATCCTCAATGTTAGTTTCACCTGCCACATGCCTGACTGCCTAGAGATGCCATACCATCCTGCCGTTCGCAATGCAATCCTTGCAGATGAAGATGGTACAGCAAAGGGAGAACATACATACCGCTTAGGAGCAAACAGTTGCCTTAGTGGTGACTGGATGGGATCATGGACTTTTGACCATGCACTGCAGGTTGGCGAAAACATTATCTTCGAAGACATGCTTCATTATACAACTGTTAAGACAAACATGTTCAATGGTATTAGTCATCCAGCCATCGCCCTACTCCATACTGATAACGAACTAGAAATGTTACGAGAATATACTTACGAAGATTATCGTGACAGAATGGACTAA
- the rplI gene encoding 50S ribosomal protein L9, whose product MEIILKEDLIGLGYKNDIVNVKSGYGRNYLIPTGKGVIASPSAKKQLAENLKQQASKLAALKAEAEKKAAQLDGVELVIATKVSATGVTYGSVNAATVVEELAKRGIEIDRKIVTMRDMKKVGTSEATVHFHKEVEVKVPVTVVAENQPAPAVEEAPVEQPAEAPVAEEETPAAE is encoded by the coding sequence ATGGAAATTATACTGAAAGAAGATCTTATCGGTCTTGGATACAAGAACGATATCGTTAATGTAAAGAGCGGCTACGGTCGTAACTATCTCATCCCAACAGGTAAGGGTGTTATCGCTTCACCATCTGCTAAGAAGCAGTTGGCTGAAAACTTGAAGCAGCAGGCTTCTAAGCTCGCAGCTCTCAAGGCTGAGGCAGAGAAGAAAGCTGCTCAGTTGGATGGTGTAGAGCTTGTTATTGCAACTAAGGTATCTGCTACAGGCGTAACTTATGGTTCAGTAAATGCAGCTACTGTTGTTGAGGAACTTGCTAAGCGTGGTATTGAAATCGATCGTAAGATCGTTACAATGCGCGATATGAAGAAGGTTGGCACATCTGAGGCTACTGTACACTTCCACAAGGAGGTTGAGGTTAAGGTTCCAGTAACTGTTGTTGCAGAGAACCAGCCAGCACCTGCTGTTGAGGAGGCTCCAGTAGAGCAGCCAGCAGAGGCACCTGTAGCTGAGGAGGAAACTCCAGCAGCTGAGTAA
- a CDS encoding DnaJ domain-containing protein: MAFIDYYKILGVDRNIPQNEVRAAYRKRAKQFHPDLHPNDPKAKAKFQALSEAFEVIGDPEKRAKYDKYGEQWRNADAYENAGGFGRAQGNPGGDNPFGGFDFSSFGGGGGGFSSFFQDLFGGGGGRRTSGFNTGRSRNQQPLGQMEANVGIDLYTALLGGEIIIQLAGGKKIKLKVKPLTQGGTKVRLRGKGYDRGDGTFGDLIITYNVKLPEHLTEHQKELIEQMRREG, translated from the coding sequence ATGGCATTTATAGACTATTACAAGATACTTGGCGTTGACCGCAATATTCCACAGAATGAAGTTCGTGCAGCCTATAGAAAGCGCGCGAAACAGTTTCACCCAGACTTACACCCAAACGATCCGAAGGCTAAGGCTAAATTCCAAGCGTTGAGCGAGGCGTTTGAGGTAATTGGTGACCCTGAGAAGCGAGCGAAATATGATAAGTATGGTGAGCAGTGGCGTAATGCCGATGCTTACGAGAACGCTGGAGGCTTCGGTAGAGCACAAGGCAACCCGGGTGGCGACAATCCATTTGGTGGATTCGACTTTAGCAGCTTTGGCGGTGGAGGCGGTGGCTTCAGTAGTTTCTTCCAAGACCTCTTCGGAGGTGGCGGCGGCCGTCGTACGTCAGGATTTAACACGGGCAGGTCGCGCAACCAACAGCCTTTGGGACAGATGGAAGCCAATGTTGGCATTGACCTTTACACAGCTCTGTTAGGTGGCGAGATTATCATTCAACTCGCTGGAGGCAAAAAGATTAAGTTGAAGGTTAAACCTCTGACACAAGGTGGAACAAAGGTACGTTTGCGTGGTAAGGGTTACGATCGTGGTGATGGTACATTCGGCGACCTCATTATCACCTACAATGTGAAGCTTCCAGAACATCTCACTGAACATCAAAAAGAACTTATTGAACAGATGAGACGCGAAGGTTAA